In the Haloarcula salinisoli genome, AACACCGGACTCAAATTCCAATCATTATTTGTACAGACATTTCCTTGTTATTATAACGCAGAAGATTGTACGAAGCATCGAGAAGTCCTTAGAATGGGCGACCAAGATAGTTCAATTTCGTCCGATTCTGTCAAATTAGCCGGTGCAAAGGGGCTCAACGCGGCCCTGGTTTTTGGGGGGACTGCGCTGTTTACGCGTCTCATCGGGGCCGATGAGCTGGGGATTTACTTCCTCTTCGAACGGCTACTTGCCCTCTTCGTTATCTTCAGTAATTTCGGGCTTTCGGGCGCTCTGGAGAAACGTCTCTCCGAGGGTACCGACCGGGGCGAGTACCTCGCGACGACTGCGGTACTGAAACTCGGATTGCTCGTCGTCCTGGGAGTCATCATCCTCGCATCGCAGGCACAAATCAACAGCTATCTCGGGGCGGATATCGCGATACTTCTACTAGTAGCACTGACCGTCCGTGAAGCCGGACAGTTGTTCCTCCGTACCCTCCGGGGAGAGCAACGGGTAGGAGAGACATCGTACCTACTTGCAATACGCCAGATAGGGTGGGTCGGTATCGGAGCGTCGTTATCGTTGGTCGGGCTGGGACACCTCGCTCCGTTGTATGGGTTCTTGGCAGGCCTGACCGGGATCCTCGTCCTCGGGTACGTGATGGTCGACACGGAGTTCGGCCGCCCGTCGATGAGCCACGCGAAATCGCTATTCAGTTTCTCGAAATATGATTTCGTGTCCTCGTCTATCGGGTGGGAGGTGTACAATAGTCTGGACACGCTACTGATTGGGCTCTTTTTGACGAAGACTGCGGTGACGCACTACGAGATTGCATGGCGGGTCTCTACTGTTGTGATGATCGTCACCGCCTCCATCTCGAAGGTGGTTTTCCCCTCGTTTAGCAAGTTCGTGGCCAACGGTGAACACCAGCGTGTCGCCGACATCACTCAGTGGTCGATCAGTGCCGGGCTTCTGGTGAGCATCCCCGCTCTGGCGGGGGTCGCCGTCGTGGGTGAGTCGCTGTTACGGTTCGGTTTCGGTCCGGAGACCACCGCGGCATCGTTCGTGCTGTTGATCCTCGTTGCCGACAAAATAAGCCACGCCGTCCAGGAGGTACTCGCACAGGTCGTCCGCGCCTTCGACCGCCCGGACATCTGTGCGGGTGTCACCGGGGCCTCAATACTGGTAAATGCAGGGGCGAATTACTATCTCATTCCGAGATACGGCATTCTCGGTGCTGGAATCGGAACGACGGGAAGCTTCGCTGCGGGGACGCTCCTGTATGTGGTGGCGGCGCGTCGATTCGTAACTATCAGGTTCCCGTGGCGGACGATAGGATGGCAAGTGTTCTCTGCGACCGTCATGTGGGGCACTTTGGTGGGCCTGAAAGGCATCTACGGGATTAACTCACTGCTCGATACGGCACTGTACATTCTCCTGGGAGTTATCGTATACGGCGGACTTGCCGTGGCTCACAAGGACACACGAGCTCTCGTCAGAAACCCGTCGCCGGGAGGGACCTGACGGTCACTTTGCATGGATATCGTCTCCCATATTCGGGCGTCTCTGGATACTCTCCTGTGGATACCAGCTTCAGCGGTCATAGACCAGTAATTTCAATGTGGGGAGGCAGGAGATAACATTCAATGCTCGATAAGATACTGGCTGGGGGTCTGACTGTCTCTGCTCTTACGGTATCACTAGCCATCACCGAGCGTTCCTGTGGGGGAAACAGTTGATGACCTCCAAAGAGGGAGCGCCGGATACTGAGCGGGATGGCGAATCGTCTACAGCTAGCGGATCGACGGCCGCTACGAACAGTTATTCCAAACACCGGTCACAGAAATACACAGGGATGGGGCTCCTGCTCATCCTCGCAGCAGTTCTATTTGCCATGGCGACGAGTCTTCCGACCTTTCGTCAGACCCTGGTAACTCTGGGTGTGGTGGGGATTTTCGGCTCGATACTGCTTTACGTCGTCACACCAGAGCGGTTTCTGCCGGCAGACGTCACCCGTGCTGTTGAGTCAGTCAGGAATCAGAACGTCGGTTGGATAGTGGAGAAGCTCAGCACCAGTCAGCAGCCGAGATACGTCCCCACAGCAGACGGTATCAAGTTGTTCTTCCCCGAGTTTGCAGGGGACGAGACGCCCG is a window encoding:
- a CDS encoding oligosaccharide flippase family protein — translated: MGDQDSSISSDSVKLAGAKGLNAALVFGGTALFTRLIGADELGIYFLFERLLALFVIFSNFGLSGALEKRLSEGTDRGEYLATTAVLKLGLLVVLGVIILASQAQINSYLGADIAILLLVALTVREAGQLFLRTLRGEQRVGETSYLLAIRQIGWVGIGASLSLVGLGHLAPLYGFLAGLTGILVLGYVMVDTEFGRPSMSHAKSLFSFSKYDFVSSSIGWEVYNSLDTLLIGLFLTKTAVTHYEIAWRVSTVVMIVTASISKVVFPSFSKFVANGEHQRVADITQWSISAGLLVSIPALAGVAVVGESLLRFGFGPETTAASFVLLILVADKISHAVQEVLAQVVRAFDRPDICAGVTGASILVNAGANYYLIPRYGILGAGIGTTGSFAAGTLLYVVAARRFVTIRFPWRTIGWQVFSATVMWGTLVGLKGIYGINSLLDTALYILLGVIVYGGLAVAHKDTRALVRNPSPGGT